A genomic segment from Gadus morhua chromosome 4, gadMor3.0, whole genome shotgun sequence encodes:
- the slc30a5 gene encoding proton-coupled zinc antiporter SLC30A5 — MDEKYSSNVLSSGKLGMVEVPNARLTRYIILLLISKVLKAVGIFESYDILKVVHIVQFIFILKLGSAVVLLFFQKPFSSGKAISKRQWIKLLKHSVLGCIISLLGFFGLTLCGPLRTLLLFEHSDVVVLALLAVLFTTSGGGPSKTRGAALFIIAVVCLLLFDNDDLMAKMAEHPEGHHDSALTHFLYTAIAFLGVADHKGGVVLLVVSLCLKVGFHSASRKLSVEVGGAKRLYALDNLVSSAVLLPWVIVLSATTESKVESWSGLILPLALIVFSVMILEFYVEAVCAAKMEAPRCARYSTAALFLSALLLAHFWSHPFTDRLLSVRTPLHGHGGTEHVLSGGVVVSAVIFVLASSILSAPSRKGQKGTLVGYSPEGTPLYNFMGDALQHTSQSLPRFIKESLKQILEEYDSRQIFYFLCLNLAFTFVELFYGVWTNSLGLISDGFHMLFDCSALVLGLFAALMTRWKATKIYSYGYGRVEILSGFINGLFLMVIAFFVFVESVSRLFDPPNINTDMLTPVSVGGLLVNLVGICAFSHAHSHGAAKSCPSSDHGHSHNEHGHGHAHGGHGHAHGSHGHAHGGGGGGMNANMRGVFLHVLADTLGSVGVIISTLLINQFGWLIADPICSLFIAVLIFLSVIPLIKDACEVLVLRAPPEHEKELDHALAKVEKIDGVLSYRDAHFWRHSASMVAGTIHIQVMAEVLEQRVIQQVTSVLKDAGVNNLSVQVEKEAYFQHMSGLSSGFHEVLAMTQQMESVQCLKDGTCIM, encoded by the exons ATGGATGAAAAGTACAGCAGCAATGTTCTCTCTAGTGGGAAACTCGGAATGGTTGAAGTGCCCAATGCCAG GTTAACAAGGTACATCATCTTACTGCTCATCTCCAAAGTCCTTAAAGCTGTCGGGATCTTTGAGTCATATGACATTCTCAAAGTTGTCCATATTGTCCAGTTTATCTTCATACTGAAATTAGG gaGTGCAGTGGTTTTGCTTTTCTTTCAAAAGCCTTTCTCTTCTGGAAAAGCCATTTCAAAAAGACAG TGGATAAAGCTACTCAAACATTCCGTCTTAGGATGCATCATCTCCTTACTGGGTTTCTTCGGACTCACGCTCTGTGGCCCGCTGAG gacatTGCTGCTGTTTGAGCACAGCGATGTGGTGGTCCTCGCTCTGCTGGCAGTGCTCTTCACCACCTCAGGGGGCGGACCCTCTAAG ACCAGAGGTGCTGCCCTCTTCATCATCGCTGtggtctgcctcctcctcttcgacAACGATGACCTCATGGCCAAGATGGCGGAGCATC CGGAGGGTCACCACGACAGTGCCCTCACCCATTTCCTCTACACTGCCATCGCGTTCCTTGGTGTGGCCGATCACAAG GGtggggtggtgctgctggtggtctcGCTGTGTCTGAAGGTGGGCTTCCACTCCGCCTCCAGGAAGCTCTCTGttgaggtgggcggggccaagcGACTCTACGCCTTGGACAACCTGGTGTCCAGCGCCGTGCTGCTGCCCTGGGTCATCGTTCTGTCCGCCACCACCGAG AGCAAGGTGGAGTCGTGGTCGGGCCTCATCCTGCCCCTGGCCCTGATCGTGTTCTCGGTGATGATCCTGGAGTTCTACGTGGAGGCGGTGTGCGCCGCCAAGATGGAGGCTCCGCGCTGCGCTCGCTACAGCACCGCCGCCCTCTTCCTGAGCGCCCTGCTGCTCGCCCACTTCTGGAGCCACCCCTTCACGGACCGGCTGCTGTCCGTCCGGACCCCCCTGCACGGCCACGGGGGCACGGAGCACGTGCTCTCCGGGGGCGTTGTGGTCAGCGCCGTCATCTTCGTCTTGG CCTCCAGCATCCTGTCGGCGCCCTCAAGGAAGGGGCAGAAGGGCACCCTGGTGGGCTACTCCCCTGAGGGCACCCCGCTCTACAACTTCATGGGCGACGCCCTGCAGCACACCTCTCAGAGCCTCCCCCGCTTCATCAAGGAGTCCCTGAAGCAGATCCTGGAGGAGTACGACTCCCGGCAGATCTTCTACTTCCTCTGTCTCAACCTG gCGTTCACCTTCGTGGAGCTCTTCTACGGCGTGTGGACCAACAGCCTGGGCCTCATCTCGGACGGTTTCCACATGCTGTTCGACTGCTCGGCGCTGGTCCTGGGTCTGTTCGCCGCCCTCATGACCCGCTGGAAGGCCACCAAGATCTACTCCTacgg ATACGGCCGCGTGGAGATCCTGTCTGGCTTCATCAACGGTCTGTTCCTGATGGTGATCGCCTTCTTCGTGTTCGTGGAGTCGGTGTCGCGGCTCTTCGACCCTCCCAACATCAACACGGACATGCTCACG CCGGTGTCGGTGGGAGGCCTCCTCGTCAACCTGGTTGGCATCTGTGCCTTTAGCCACGCCCACTCGCACGGCGCCGCCAAGAGCTGTCCGTCAAGCGACCACGGCCACTCCCACAATGAGCACGGCCACGGGCACGCTCACGGCGGCCACGGGCACGCTCACGGCAGCCACGGGCACGCTCACGGAGGCGGGGGCGGAGGGATGAACGCCAACATGAGAG gtgtgtTCCTCCACGTGCTGGCGGACACGCTGGGCAGCGTGGGCGTCATCATCTCCACCCTGCTCATCAACCAGTTTGGCTGGCTGATCGCCGACCCCATCTGCTCGCTCTTCATCGCCGTGCTCATCTTCCTCAGCGTCATCCCGCTCATCAAGGACGCCTGTGAGGTGCTGGTCCTGCGGGCCCCGCCCGAGCACGAGAAGGAGCTGGACCACGCGCTGGCCAAG GTGGAGAAGATCGACGGAGTCCTATCCTACCGAGACGCTCACTTCTGGAGGCACTCGGCCAGCATGGTGGCCGGGACCATTCACATCCAGGTGATGGCGGAGGTGTTGGAGCAGAGGGTCATACAGCAG GTGACGAGTGTGCTGAAGGACGCCGGGGTGAACAACCTGTCGGtgcaggtggagaaggaggcctaCTTCCAGCACATGTCGGGCCTGAGCAGCGGCTTCCACGAGGTGCTGGCCATGACGCAGCAGATGGAGAGCGTGCAGTGCCTGAAGGACGGGACTTGTATCATGTAG
- the LOC115543052 gene encoding annexin A1 — protein MAFFRKFFKDIVSKRDPEEDDSFQVTHKKPEFHGTIAPYPNFNPRKDVIFLEEAINSRNVDEDTIISVLVQRSNEQRQEIKRAFEADTGKSLADELKSELRSHLEDVVLALLMKPAQYDAFIIRKATKGFGTNEDVIVEVLASRTNQQIRELQEAFKEEYGQTMEEVIDSETDGDFALALHAMLKANKNEGHIVDLALAKKDARELFEAGEEHKDIDISVFIDILTTRSGPQLTQTFKHYSKISDVNLPKALDMELRGDIEDCLIDIVKCSWSKPAFFAERLHKAMEGHGTCEDTLMRVLVARSEVDLKKIISEFELMYGKTLQQCILDDTKGHLEKILLGLCGPN, from the exons ATGGCTTTCTTCAGGAAGTTCTTCAAAGATATCGTCAGTAAAAGGGACCCTGAAGAGGACGATTCGTTCCAA GTGACCCATAAGAAGCCAGAGTTTCACGGAACCATCGCCCCTTACCCGAACTTCAACCCAAGGAAGGACGTTATTTTCCTGGAGGAAGCCATCAACTCCAGAA ATGTGGACGAAGACACGATCATCTCAGTGCTTGTGCAGAGAAGCAATGAACAACGGCAGGAGATCAAGAGGGCCTTCGAGGCCGACACTGGAAAG TCTCTGGCTGATGAGCTGAAATCTGAGCTAAGGTCCCACCTGGAAGATGTTGTTCTGGCTCTGCTCATGAAACCTGCTCAGTATGATGCCTTCATAATCAGGAAAGCCACCAAG GGTTTCGGCACGAATGAAGACGTCATCGTGGAAGTTCTCGCATCCAGGACAAATCAACAGATTCGTGAGCTTCAAGAGGCTTTTAAAGAAG aATATGGCCAGACCATGGAAGAGGTCATCGACAGTGAAACCGACGGGGACTTTGCCTTGGCTCTGCACGCCATGTTGAAGGCCAACAAAAATGAGGGTCATATCGTAGACCTAGCACTGGCCAAAAAGGATGCGAGG GAACTCTTTGAGGCAGGCGAGGAACACAAAGATATCGACATCTCGGTCTTCATCGACATCCTGACCACCCGCAGCGGGCCCCAGCTGACCCAGA CCTTTAAGCATTATTCCAAGATAAGTGACGTGAACCTACCAAAGGCCCTTGACATGGAGCTGAGGGGAGACATTGAAGACTGCCTAATTGACATTG TGAAATGTTCCTGGAGCAAGCCTGCTTTCTTCGCTGAAAGACTGCACAAAGCAATGGAG GGCCACGGCACCTGTGAGGACACCCTGATGAGGGTGCTAGTGGCCCGCTCCGAGGTGGACCTGAAGAAGATCATCTCCGAGTTCGAGCTGATGTACGGCAAGACCCTGCAGCAGTGCATCTTG GATGACACCAAGGGCCACTTGGAGAAGATCTTGCTGGGTTTGTGCGGACCCAACTAG